The genomic segment GTTTGACAGGGGGTGGGGGGTGGTCTTACACACCGCGCTCACCGGCGGACGGGAGGTTCGCTGGGGGCGCTCCGGCGGGGCGCACGGCGGAGAGGGCCGCGGCAAACGGCTCTTGACGCGGGCGGGCCGGACGCACAAATTCGGGGGTCCCGGCGCCGAGGGCGCGGGGTCATCACGAAACGTGAGGCGCTTTCGCGCGGCTCTGCTGGAAGCAGGGTAGCGGCGTTGGCGCGGTGCTCTTTGACAGGTGAAGATCGGAAGGGATGCGCGGGCGGCGGTCCCGAAGGCCATTTGCGGTGGTCTGCTCGGGATCCGATCGTTCGTGGCATCGACGCCGGTAAGCCTGCGTGCAGGCGCGCCCGGCTGGAGAGATCCGGTTTGGGCGCGATGTGCGAGGTGCTCCTTGAGCCGAGCAGGAGGAAGTCCTGTTTGGTAGCCAGGCAGGGTTTTTTGCCCTGTTTGGGGACGATCGGGAACCCGTCGGTATCGTCCGCGGTGGTTTGGATAAATCATCGTGGGTGAGGCGGCAACCTGAGAGTTTGATCCTGGCTCAGAACGAACGCTGGCGGCAGGCCTAACACATGCAAGTCGAACGGGGTTCGTCGGCTTCGGCTGGCGGACTTACGTGGCGGACGGGTGAGTAACGCGTGGGAATCTGCCCCGGGGTGGGGGATAACCGCTGGAAACGGCGGCTAATACCGCATAATCCGGCCATTGGTCGGGAAAGCCTTACGGCGCCCTGGGAGGAGCCCGCGTCCGATTAGCTTGTTGGTGGGGTAACGGCCTACCAAGGCGACGATCGGTAGCTGGTCTGAGAGGATGATCAGCCACACTGGGACTGAGACACGGCCCAGACGCCTACGGGCGGCAGCAGTGGGGAATCTTGGACAATGGGGGAAACCCTGATCCAGCCATGCCGCGTGGGTGAAGAAGGCCCTAGGGTCGTAAAGCCCTTTCGGCGGGGAAGATGATGACGGTACCCGCAGAAGAAGCCCCGGCTAACTCCGTGCCAGCAGCCGCGGTAAGACGGAGGGGGCTAGCGTTGTTCGGAATCACTGGGCGTAAAGGGCGCGTAGGCGGTCCATCAAGTCAGGGGTGAAAGGCCTGGGCTCAACCTGGGAACTGCCCTTGAAACTGGTGGACTAGAGTCCGGGAGAGGGTAGCGGAATTCCCAGTGTAGAGGTGAAATTCGTAGATATTGGGAAGAACACCAGTGGCGAAGGCGGCTACCTGGACCGGGACTGACGCTGAGGCGCGAAAGCGTGGGGAGCAAACAGGATTAGATACCCTGGTAGTCCACGCCGTAAACGCTGTGTGCTAGCCGTTGGGGGACGTAGTCCGTCAGTGGCGCAGCTAACGCGATAAGCACACCGCCTGGGGAGTACGGCCGCAAGGCTAAAACTCAAAGGAATTGACGGGGGCCCGCACAAGCGGTGGAGCATGTGGTTTAATTCGAAGCAACGCGCAGAATCTTACCGCCTCTTGACATGGTCCGTCGCGCTGACGTGAGAGCGTCGGCTTCAGTTCGGCTGGACGGATCACAGGTGCTGCATGGCTGTCGTCAGCTCGTGTCGTGAGATGTTGGGTTAAGTCCCGCAACGAGCGCAACCCCTACCCTTAGTTGCCAGCGGTCCGGCCGGGCACTCTAAGGGGACTGCCGGTGACAAGCCGGAGGAAGGCGGGGACGACGTCAAGTCATCATGGCCCTTACGGGGCGGGCTACACACGTGCTACAATGGCGGCGACAGAGGGCAGCTAGACCGCGAGGTCACGCGAATCCCGAAACGCCGTCTCAGTTCGGATTGCACTCTGCAACTCGAGTGCATGAAGCCGGAATCGCTAGTAATCGCGGATCACCATGCCGCGGTGAATACGTTCCCGGGCCTTGTACACACCGCCCGTCACACCATGGGAGTTGACCTTACCCGAAGCCGGTGCGCCAACCCTTTGGGAGGCAGCCGACCACGGTAAGGTCAGCGACTGGGGTGAAGTCGTAACAAGGTAGCCGTAGGGGAACCTGCGGCTGGATCACCTCCTTTCTAAGGACGCCGGTCGAAGCGTCATTGGTTCGCTCTGGGGCGAGCCGCGGCGCTGGACTGGCCCTTAGCACGACGGATCACCCGATGGGTTTCGGGGTCCGCCGCCCACGTATCCCTTCCGAAAGCAACGCGCCGCGCGGCGGCGCCGTTCGGGCCGTCGGCCTGGACGTGTCGTCGCGCACGGGCGACCCGCGCAGCCGAGGCAGTCGATACGGGAGACAGGCGTTTCCCGATTGGCTGATGGGCGGCGCAGCAACCCTGAGGGTTGGATGGCCCCATCTCGGTTGGCCGCTCAGAAGCTCAATCTGATGCGATCGACAGCCACGTAAGTGGCTCGCGCGCATCAGGCGTGCTAACACGCTTGTGTTTGTGGGCTGGTAGCTCAGCGGTTAGAGCGCGCGCTTGATAAGCGTGAGGTCGGAGGTTCAAATCCTCCCCGGCCCACCACTCGCCTTTTGGGGCGGGGGTCAAGCGGCGAACATCGCAGCCGGCCACGCTCGCATCGGGCGGCTGAACTTGGTGCCGTCACCTCGGTGACCATCGGGCCCTGGTTCGGTTGGCCGCTCAGAGGTGCGAACAGACGCGATCAAACACGCTGGTGTTTGGGGGCGTAGCTCAGCTGGGAGAGCACCTGCCTTGCACGCAGGGGGTCGTCGGTTCGAGTCCGGCCGCCTCCACCACGGCGGCCGGCAGGGGTTCGAGTCCGGCCGCCTCCACCAGACGGCGGCTGGGTGAGCTCGGCGCGTTGCGATAGAGAGAACATGCCGCGGGCTGTGGGCTCGCTGGCGTGGCGTCCGGCACAGATGGTGCCGGGTGATCTTGGACATCGTGGATCGGGACGAAGAGCGCGCACGGCTTTCGCGCGTGCGGCCGGGCTGTATGGATCCGGCAGGCAGCGAGGAAAGCGTGTGCGGTGATGAGGCTGAGAGGCGCCTGTCGCGAGGATGGGGTTTACCCCTGTGCGCGGTGGGCGGATCAAGCGTCTCAAGGGCACCTGGTGGATGCCTTGGCACCGAGAGGCGATGAAGGACGTGGCACGCTGCGAAAAGCCACGGGGAGCTGCGAGCAAGCTGTGATCCGTGGATGTCCGAATGGGGAAACCCGGCCCGTATAGGGTCGCCCCGTGCTGAACCCATAGGCACGGCGGCGCGAACCCGGGGAACTGAAACATCTAAGTACCCGGAGGAAAGGAAATCAACCGAGACTCCCTGAGTAGTGGCGAGCGAAAGGGGACCAGGCCAGTGGCCGCGATACGGCGAACCGGAAGCGTCTGGAAAGGCGCCCCAAAGAGGGTGATAGGCCCGTACGGGTAGGTCGGTCGCGGTCCGTGAGTAGGGCGGGACACGGAGTATCCTGTCTGAAGATGGGGGGACCACCCTCCAAGCCTAAGTACTCCTCGGTGACCGATAGCGAACCAGTACCGTGAGGGAAAGGTGAAAAGCACCCCGACGAGGGGAGTGAAACAGAACCTGAAACCGGGTGCCTACAATCAGTGGGAGCACCACTGCGGTGGTGTGACTGCGTACCTCTTGCATAATGGGTCAGCGAGTTGGTGTCGCGAGCAAGCTTAAGCCGTTAGGTGGAGGCGAAGCGAAAGCGAGTCTTAACAGGGCGTCGAGTTCGCGGCACCAGACCCGAAACCGGGTGATCTAGCCATGGACAGGCTGAAGGTGGGGTGACACCCACTGGAGGGCCGAACCGACCGATGTTGCAAAATCGGCGGATGATCTGTGGTTAGGGGTGAAAGGCCAATCAAACCCGGAGATAGCTGGTTCTCCGCGAAACCTATTTTGGTAGGGCGTCGCGTGGTCACCGCCGGGGGTAGAGCACTGGATGGGCTAGGGCCCCGCGAGGGGTACCAAACCTAACCAAACTGCGAATACCGGCGAGTGCAGCGCGGCAGACAGTCCATGGGTGCTAAGGTCCGTGGACGAGAGGGAAACAGCCCAGACCGTCGGCTAAGGTCCCAAAGTGGCAGCTAAGTGGGAAAGGATGTGGGACGGCCAAGACAGCCAGGAGGTTGGCTTAGAAGCAGCCATCCTTTAAAGAAAGCGTAACAGCTCACTGGCCTAAATAAGCTGTCCTGCGCCGAAATATGTAACGGGGCTCAAGCTGTCCACCGAAGCCACGGACGCACAATGTGCGTGGTAGCGGAGCGTTCCGTAGGCCTGCGAAGGGGCACCCGTGAGGGGCCCTGGAGGTATCGGAAGTGCGAATGCTGACATGAGTAGCGTTAAAAGGTGTGAGAAACACCTTCGCCGAAAGCCCAAGGGTTCCTGCGCAAGGCTAATCCGCGCAGGGTGAGCCGGCCCCTAAGGCGAGGGCGAAAGCCGTAGCCGATGGGAACCAGGTTAATAGTCCTGGGCCTGTGGGTGGTGACGAATCCGAAGTGTCGTCGGGGCTTACCGGATTGTCCCGGCGGCTGGAGGGTTCCTGGAAATAGCCCCCACACACAGACCGTACCCGAAACCGACACTGGTGGGCTGGTTGAGTATACCGAGGCGCTTGAGAGAACGGCGCTGAAGGAATTCGGCAAATTGCTCCCGTAAGTTCGCGAGAAGGGAGCCCGGCTGTCGGGCAACCGGCGGTCGGGGGCACAGACCAGGGGGCGGCGACTGTTTACTAAAAACACAGGACTCTGCGAAGCCGCAAGGCGACGTATAGGGTCTGACGCCTGCCCGGTGCCGGAAGGTTAAGGGGAGGGGTGCAAGCCCCGAACCGAAGCCCCGGTAAACGGCGGCCGTAACTATAACGGTCCTAAGGTAGCGAAATTCCTTGTCGGGTAAGTTCCGACCTGCACGAATGGCGTAACGACTGCCCCACTGTCTCCAGCGCCGACTCAGCGAAATTGAATTCTCCGTGAAGATGCGGAGTACCCGCGGTCAGACGGAAAGACCCCGTGGACCTTTACTACAGCTTTGCAGTGGCACTAGAGCCGGCATGTGTAGGATAGGTGGGAGGCTTGGAAACGGACGCGCCAGCGTTCGTGGAGCCGACCTTGAAATACCACCCTTGTCGGTTCTAGTGCCTAACCGAGGCCCGTGAGCCGGGTCCGGGACACTGCATGGCGGGTAGTTTGACTGGGGCGGTCGCCTCCCAAACGGTAACGGAGGCGCGCGAAGGTGGGCTCAGGCTGGTCGGAAATCAGCTGGTGCGTGCAATGGCATAAGCCCGCCTGACTGCGAGGCCGACGGGCCGAGCAGAGACGAAAGTCGGTCATAGTGATCCGGTGGTCCCGCGTGGAAGGGCCATCGCTCAACGGATAAAAGGTACCCCGGGGATAACAGGCTTATCTCCCCCAAGAGTCCACATCGACGGGGAGGTTTGGCACCTCGATGTCGGCTCATCGCATCCTGGGGCTGAAGCGGGTCCCAAGGGTTCGGCTGTTCGCCGATTAAAGCGGTACGTGAGCTGGGTTTAGAACGTCGTGAGACAGTTCGGTCCCTATCTGCCGCGGGTGTTCGAGACTTGAGAGGACCTGTCCCTAGTACGAGAGGACCGGGATGGACGCAGCTCTGGTGGACCGGTTGTCGCGCCAGCGGCATAGCCGGGTAGCTACCTGCGGACGAGATAACCGCTGAATGCATCTAAGCGGGAAACTCTCCTCAAAACCAGGTCTCGCCAGAAGAGCCGTGGTAGACCACCACGTCGATAGGCCGGAGGTGGAAGCGCAGCAATGTGTGAAGCCAACCGGTCCTAATCGCTCGATCGGCTTGATCCGCCTATCGCCTCAGGCTACCTGCCTGAGACACGCCGCGCACAGCGGCAAACCCCACCCCTCGACACATCGCCTCACACCCTCATCACCACACCGCGCGCCCCAACGGGCGGCGCGTGCGCTTGCACGACCTGGCGGCCATAGCGGCGGTGAACCACCCGACACCATCCCGAACTCGGCCGTGAAACCCGCCTGCGCCAATGGTACTGCGTTGCAAGGACGTGGGAGAGTAGGTCGCCGCCAGGTCTTGTAAGCGCACGCCACGCCCGCCATATCCACCTCCGTCCCGATCCACCCCACCATCCCTGCCGCGGGGTGGAGCAGCCAGGTAGCTCGTCAGGCTCATAACCTGAAGGTCGTGGGTTCAAATCCCACCCCCGCAACCATCGCCACCAAGCCCTTAGCCCCCTGGCTAAGGGCTTGGTGCGTTTGGGCTGCGAGATGAAGCCCTGGGCTTGTATTGGCCCAGGGGTTTTTGTTTGCTTCCGATGTGCTGGCGAGTGGCCCGCCGCGGATGAGCCGAAAAATCGGTCGTCGGCCGTCGTACGGGGTCGCCTACTCCCCGGTGTCAGTGGCGGTCGTTCGGGAACGAGCCCGCTCCCGGTTGATCGAATACCCGCTGGCCGGCCCGCGAACGGGCTGCATCAACATCCGCGGCAACCACAAATCCCCACGCGTGCGGAACTGCTCAATGCCGATCGTCATGCCCTCGTGGCCGTCGCGCGGCTGGGCACGATAGGTCCCGAGCAGCCGGTCCCACCATGGCAGATTGAAGCCGAAGTTGGAGTTCGTCTCACTCGGATGGATGGAGTGGTGCACGCGGTGCATGTCCGGCGTCACGACCAGCAGCCGAAGGATGCGGTCCACGCCGGTCGGGAGACGGATGTTGGCGTGGTTGAACATCGAGGTCGCGTTGAGCAGCACCTCGAAGACGAGCACGGCCGTGGCGGGCGGACCCAGCGCCGCCACCACGGCCAGCTTGAGCCCCATGGAGAGCAGGATCTCTACGGGGTGAAACCGCAACCCGGTGGAAACGTCGAACTCTAGATCGGCGTGATGCATGCGGTGCAGCCGCCACAGCGCGGGCACGGCATGGAACATCACGTGCTGCAGGTAGATCGCCAGATCGAGCGCCAGCACCGCCACCACGAAGGCCAGCCAGTAGGGCACGTCGACGGCGTTGAACAGCCCCCAGCTGTGCTCGCCCGCGAAGACCGCGAGCGTCACCGCGACAAGCGGAAAGGTCAGGCGCACCAGGATGGTGTCGACCACCACGACGCCGAAGTTGTTGGTCCAGCGGACCAGACGCGGAATTTCGCGCCGCCGGCGTGGTGCAGCCACTTCCCAAGCGGCCATCGCGACGAGGATGCCCAGGAACACCCCCAGGCGGATCGTCGGCTCATTGGCCAGAAGGATGTCGCGCATTCCGGGTTTCCTCGACTGCCGCGGCGAAACGTGTTGCCCGTCTATCTAGAGCGGTCCGGGGCGCCGTCATCCGCCGGTCGAGCGCGAGGCACCTCCAGCCGCCAGCCAGTCCGCCACATCCGCGATCTCGGGCGAAAGGGGCCGATCGTCGCACAGAAAGCCGCTGCGCGCGCGCACGGCCCCGGCGAGGGCGCGGGACGCGGGCGAGAACCCGCCGTCGCCCCGAAGACCGCCGCGCAGCTCCACCGCCTGCGTCAGCGCCAGCGCGTGGATGGCGAGCACCCGCCACAGCCGGTTCACCTGATCGCGGGCGTTGCGGGCGGCGATCGTGCCCATCGTCACCACGTCCTGGTTGTCGCCGTTGGTGGGGATGGTCTGGATCGCCGCCGGTGTGGCCTTCGTCCGCATCTCGGCGACCAGCGCGGTCGCACTCACCTGCGCGCCCATGAAGCCGCTGTTGAGGCCGGGGTCGCCGCCGGCGAGGAAGGGTGGCAGGTCGCCGTTGCGCGTCGTGTCCGTCAGGCGCGCCAGCGCGCGTTCGGCGTGCGCGGCCAGCTTGACGGCGACGCTCCCCAGCATGTCGCTCGCATAGGCCACGTGCTGGCCATAGAAGTTGCCGCCGTGCAGCACATCGCCCGTATCGGGGTCGATGAGCGGGTTGTCCGTGGCGCTTTGCAGCTCGCTGGTGACGAGGCCGTCGTGGTGCGCCAGCGCATCCAGGGCGGCGCCGAACTCCTGGGGCGCGCAGCGGATGGTGTAGGCGTCCTGGTGGGCCGTTTCCTCGGGCGCGATGTCGTCCAGATGCGGCGGCACGGGCTCGGCCGGGTGCAGGCGCTCGCTCCCGGCCATGAGCGCATTCAGCCGCTCCAGCGCCCGCCGCTGGCCGTCGTGCGGCCGCGCGGCGCCAAAGCGTTGGTCGAAGGCGTCGCGCCGCCCGCCGAGCACCTCCGCGTAGATCACCGCCAGGCGCATCGCCGCCTCGACGGCGTTCGCCATGTCCGCGCCGTTGAGCGCGGCGATGCCCGTCATCGCGGCGGTGCCGTTGACGAGCGCCAGCCCGTCCTTGCGCTCAAGCTGAAGCGGTTCCAGGCGGGCGCGCGCCAGCGCCTCGGCCGCCGGCTCGCCGCCCAGCACGCGGCCCTCCCCGATGGCCGCCAGCGCCGTGTGAGCCAGGGGCGTCAGGTCGCCGCTGGCGCCGACCGTGCCCGCCTCGGGCACCTCGGGAACGATGTCGGCGTTGAGCATGGCGACGAGATGGTCCGCCACGCCGGGCCGCACGCCGGACCAGCCGCGCGCGAGCGAACTCACCCGCGCGGCGATCATCGCGCGCACCGCCTCGCGCGGCAGCGGCGGGCCGACGCCGCTGGCCAGATGGTCGATAAGCCCGCGTTGGAGCCGTTCGCTGTTCTCCGGGGCGATGCGGTAGCCGGCGAGGGGGCCGTAGCCCGTGGTGACGCCGTAGATGCGCCGGCCGTCCGCCAGGTGCTCGTCCAGCGCCGCCTCGCTGCGGCGCATGTGGGCGCGCGCCGCGTCACCCAGATGGGCGCACGCGTGGCCGCGCGCGACCGCTGCCATTGCCGCGGGGTCGACCGCCCCACCCAGGTCCACGATCGGCTGGCTGCTCACGATGCGTCGTCCGCGGGCTCGGTGTGGGAATCGTGGGTCGGCCAGTCGGCCAGCTTGCCCATGCCGGTGCGCGGGATGCGCCGGCCGACGCGGATGGCGCGCGGCTGCTCCACGCCCGTCAGGCGCTCGGCCGCGTGCGCGGCGACGCGTTCGCCCAGGGCGTGCGGCGCGTCGGGCATCCGGTGCGGCACGACGAAGGCCTTCAGGCGGTCGCCCTCGTCCGCGTTCATCGGGCGCACGGCGGCTTCAGCCACTTCGGGATGATCGGCCAGCACGGCGCGCACGCGCTCCGGGTCCACGTTCGTGCCGGCGACCTGGACCAGCCCGTCGCGCCGGCGGCCCACGGTGAAGTGGCCGGCATCGCGCCATTGCAGCGTGTCGGGCGCCGCCACCCTAAGCTCGTTGCCGTCGGCGCGTTCGGCCGTGAGCGTCTCGCCGCTGCTGTCGGCGCGCCAGTGGTCCAGCAGCGCATAAGGCTCGGCCGGGTCGGCGCGCCAGCCGATGCCGCCGGTTTCCGTCGAGCCGTAAATTTCGAACAGACGCCGCACCGCGCGTTGCGCCGCCGCGCGGGCGGTCGCGGCCGGGCAGGGCGCGGTCGCGGTGACGCCGTCAACGTTGGCGGGCCAGCGCGCGCCCGTCTCGGCCACCAGGCGCCAGATGTCGGGGATGGCGACCACGAGGTCGCCGCCCGCGAGCTTGCGGCCGAGCCCGGCGGGCGTGCCGCCGCGCAGGTCCACGACCGGCACGTCCAGCGCGCGCGGCAGCAGCACGGTCCAAATGAAGCCGTAGATGTGGTGGCGCGGCACCAGCGCGACGACGCGCTGGCGGTCGCGGCACAGCGCGGCCAGCGCTCGCACCTCGCGCCACAGGTCGTCGAGGCGGTGCTCGACCACCTTGGGCTCGCCCGTGGTGCCGCCCGTGGTGAAGCCCACGCTGGCGTCGTATTCGCCGAGCGACTCTTCGATCAGATCGAGCCAGCCGCCGAGCGTGCGCTTCATCAGCAGCGCGTCTTCGATCCCGGTCTCGTAGAGCCGGAAAAAGGTCGCCGCGGCGGTGGCGAGCTGCAGCCGTTCCAGGGAGTCGGCGCCCAGGCCTCCGTCGTCCAGGCGCACGTCGGCCACCGCCGCCGGCGCGGGCGGCGTTGCCTCTGTGCGAAAGGCGTCCGGCGGCGTGGTACCCGGGCGCAGGCGCTGCCAGGTTTCCGCAAGCAGGTCGCGCAGCACGGCCGCCGCCGTGGGGCGGTCCCACCACACGGTTGCGGTTTGCGCCCGCCCCCGGGGAGATGCGCCAGCCTCGGTCATGGTGCCGGCCAGGCCGTTACACGCGCTTGACGAAGATCCAGTAGCTGTCGCCCGCCAGCGCCTTCTTCATATGCACCTTCACCTTCGTCGGAGTCATCTTGTAGTCGAAGGTGTACTCGAACATCGTGTTCAGATTGCCGCTCTGAACGCCTTCCTTGAAGCGCCCATAGAACTCGTCGGTGTCGGTGCAGGGGGCGACGTCCTTGAAGAAGTTCTTGCCCACGACCTGACCGGGGTCGCGGCCGGTGATGTCGCCCTCGGCGGCGTTGTACTGCAGAATTTTGCCGTTGCCGTCGACCTGGATGGCCCCGAAGGCGATCTGGTCCAGGTCCTTGTCGCTCATCTGCTGAAGCTGGTTCTCGATGTCGTCGGAGCCGAAGCGTACCGTCTCCATCGTTTCCTCCTCGCGCTCGCGTGGGCTTCGGTTTCGGGTGGCATTGAGACGAATCCAGGCGATTCGCCCACTGCGGGCATGTCTACGCACCACACCGTTAAGAACTGGTTTGGAGTAGCAGGGTTTTGAAGGGCGAAAATTCGGCGCGGGGGTCCATCAGGCGCGCCCGATCAGGTCCAGCCACCCGTCCTCGTCCAGCACGGTGACGCCCAGTTCGCGCGCCTTGCGGGCCTTGGAGCCGGGATCGGCGCCCGCCACCAGATAGTCCGTCTTGCGGGAGACGGAGCTTGTGACCTTGGCGCCCAGCTGTTCGGCGCGGTTCTTGGCCTCGTCGCGCGACATGCGCGCCATGCTGCCGGTGAAGACGATCGTGGCGCCCGAAATGGGTGAGGCCGCCGCGGCCTGCTCGACCGGCGTGACCGTGACCTCGCGCTCCAG from the Limimonas halophila genome contains:
- a CDS encoding sterol desaturase family protein, encoding MRDILLANEPTIRLGVFLGILVAMAAWEVAAPRRRREIPRLVRWTNNFGVVVVDTILVRLTFPLVAVTLAVFAGEHSWGLFNAVDVPYWLAFVVAVLALDLAIYLQHVMFHAVPALWRLHRMHHADLEFDVSTGLRFHPVEILLSMGLKLAVVAALGPPATAVLVFEVLLNATSMFNHANIRLPTGVDRILRLLVVTPDMHRVHHSIHPSETNSNFGFNLPWWDRLLGTYRAQPRDGHEGMTIGIEQFRTRGDLWLPRMLMQPVRGPASGYSINRERARSRTTATDTGE
- a CDS encoding HAL/PAL/TAL family ammonia-lyase; translation: MSSQPIVDLGGAVDPAAMAAVARGHACAHLGDAARAHMRRSEAALDEHLADGRRIYGVTTGYGPLAGYRIAPENSERLQRGLIDHLASGVGPPLPREAVRAMIAARVSSLARGWSGVRPGVADHLVAMLNADIVPEVPEAGTVGASGDLTPLAHTALAAIGEGRVLGGEPAAEALARARLEPLQLERKDGLALVNGTAAMTGIAALNGADMANAVEAAMRLAVIYAEVLGGRRDAFDQRFGAARPHDGQRRALERLNALMAGSERLHPAEPVPPHLDDIAPEETAHQDAYTIRCAPQEFGAALDALAHHDGLVTSELQSATDNPLIDPDTGDVLHGGNFYGQHVAYASDMLGSVAVKLAAHAERALARLTDTTRNGDLPPFLAGGDPGLNSGFMGAQVSATALVAEMRTKATPAAIQTIPTNGDNQDVVTMGTIAARNARDQVNRLWRVLAIHALALTQAVELRGGLRGDGGFSPASRALAGAVRARSGFLCDDRPLSPEIADVADWLAAGGASRSTGG
- a CDS encoding AMP-binding protein → MWWDRPTAAAVLRDLLAETWQRLRPGTTPPDAFRTEATPPAPAAVADVRLDDGGLGADSLERLQLATAAATFFRLYETGIEDALLMKRTLGGWLDLIEESLGEYDASVGFTTGGTTGEPKVVEHRLDDLWREVRALAALCRDRQRVVALVPRHHIYGFIWTVLLPRALDVPVVDLRGGTPAGLGRKLAGGDLVVAIPDIWRLVAETGARWPANVDGVTATAPCPAATARAAAQRAVRRLFEIYGSTETGGIGWRADPAEPYALLDHWRADSSGETLTAERADGNELRVAAPDTLQWRDAGHFTVGRRRDGLVQVAGTNVDPERVRAVLADHPEVAEAAVRPMNADEGDRLKAFVVPHRMPDAPHALGERVAAHAAERLTGVEQPRAIRVGRRIPRTGMGKLADWPTHDSHTEPADDAS
- the pyp gene encoding photoactive yellow protein; the encoded protein is METVRFGSDDIENQLQQMSDKDLDQIAFGAIQVDGNGKILQYNAAEGDITGRDPGQVVGKNFFKDVAPCTDTDEFYGRFKEGVQSGNLNTMFEYTFDYKMTPTKVKVHMKKALAGDSYWIFVKRV